AACCAAATGTGCGAATCTACCTTGATTCCCCACAAATTCAACCCTGGTAACTCTTATGCATGTAATTATTAAGGCTGGTTGGCAAAAATATGGCAAGATCCCAGATATGCTGGTGGGAAATATGGTGTGCAATTTGGGGAAAAGCTGCACATGCTGGTTAAACCAATTCTCTCCCTTCATCGAGAGAGCAATAACTTACTCTCTTCTGGGAGGAGATTCTGTACATTCCAGGCTATGTTATTCAGCACTATGGAGAGGCTGCCGTCTACTCAATCCATGTAAAGCAACTGAAGGATTAACAGTGAGACCTTACAACTTCATTTTAAAACTGCTTAGGCCAGAAATTGGTTTTATTTTATATGAAAACAGACCCTTGCAAATCAGTCCAGAAAAGATTGGAAGAAAGAAAGGAATGTCACTAGTTAAATAAACGGAGACTGTTTCATCATCTTGTGTTTCTCCAAATACAAAATCATGAAATTCAAAGTAAATTGATTCATTATAATACAAAATGGGATTCCTCCCCtcccaaaaaaaacaacaaatcagTTGAGAAAAAAAATGTTCTGTCCCACGGCGTGGTTTCTCTCTGAAAGCTAGTGTGATTTGACTTGCTGTCCATGGCTCAAACTCAAACACTGCAGAAGAATGTTGGATTTGAAGTGCAATGTTCTCACAGCCAATGCTGTTCACTAATCCGTTTTATATATCTGTATTGTTTCAGTAGTCAGCTAAATGTTGCATCTATGTGAACCCTCATTGGAACAATAAGAGATCCATGTACGAAAAGCTGAAAGATGCGGTGGGCAACCTTGTCATATCCATAGGAAATGAGAATGAGGCTTGGACGACACCACCAAAAATGACTATCTGCTCATCAGCGAGACCACATCCTAAACAGAGCAGCTACAGTGTTTGGTGAGAGCCAGAAGTAGTCGACCAAGCTGTACTGCATGTGCCCCATGAAGAAGCCAAATGCCACATCCGTCACATTGTGTCTACCAAGCATGACTCTAGACAAGCTGACAACCACAGCCCAGAGCATCACGAGGACCCTGACTGGGACGGCCAACACCAGGTGGTTGAGCATGAAGCGAGACACCATGGCCGCTCGTGTGGCATGGCCCGATGGGAAGGAGTACTTGTCCACAGAGAATGTAGCGAACATGTCCATGCGATTGTGTGGGGGGCGACGACGCTTCACTATGCCCTTCACGATTCCTACAAGGACAATATCCAGCAGCAGTGCTGTGGGACAGGAAGGATGTTATTAAAGTAAAGGTACTTTTCATTTTATCAATCAAACATGCCCTTTCTATGTCCGACGGCCCACTAGTTATGCAGCCTGTATACACACTTTTACTACTAATTCATACCTACATGATGTACCCATTCTCCGGTCGCTGGGCCAATCAATCCACCCACTTTACTGTGTGATATGACCCTTTATAGCTTCCCTTTCCAGACTCTTTTTTCAAGTTAATAAGACCCTCTACATATTTATGTCCAGATAATAAGGTGTACTAGAACCTGCTGTACCATATACTTATGCTCTAATCTTGTTTTTACTATTCTTTTCTTTGTCAGCACAATCTGTGCATGCTTCCTTATGAACTGACCTGGTTTACTTTATATGCAATGAAGTTCAGTATAGCAAGTTTGTTACATGTTTCATAAGGTTCCCCACACGTTATATATTCCTCTTCAAATCCCCATAATTTGGTTCCACTTACCAAACAGCAGGTTTAGAATGACCTCACGGCCAGCAGCGCTATCGCTCTTGTAGAGGCAGTACAGGGTGC
Above is a genomic segment from Ascaphus truei isolate aAscTru1 chromosome 10, aAscTru1.hap1, whole genome shotgun sequence containing:
- the PLPP6 gene encoding polyisoprenoid diphosphate/phosphate phosphohydrolase PLPP6 yields the protein MPSPRVTRAANASSTNPNGRLEFMSLLTNRTSASEPATARHRPSDSPVHRKDSNSSSAPLQQQQLLPEEDCMKLNPSFLGIALRSLLAVDLWLSKKIGVCARDRSSWGSARPMMKLVEITGHGIPWIVGTLYCLYKSDSAAGREVILNLLFALLLDIVLVGIVKGIVKRRRPPHNRMDMFATFSVDKYSFPSGHATRAAMVSRFMLNHLVLAVPVRVLVMLWAVVVSLSRVMLGRHNVTDVAFGFFMGHMQYSLVDYFWLSPNTVAALFRMWSR